The Suricata suricatta isolate VVHF042 chromosome 3, meerkat_22Aug2017_6uvM2_HiC, whole genome shotgun sequence genome contains the following window.
GAACCATAAGAAGAGCGAGCTGGGCCaagaagaaacacacatacacaagcaaATGCACACGCCAATccaggaaaggtttttttttggaaatgaagaagaacaagagttctttttctcttttttgaaagcGAAGAAGCAACGGCGTGGCAGTGTCGTGGCAAGAGCAGGCGTGGGATTTAGGGGAACAATTACAGAGATGCGTAAGCCGGGAGGCAGTGGCAGTGGACAAAGAGGGCCTCAAGCAAGTGGAAATTCAAGAGAGATCACCCCATCTTGTTCCTCGGACCATGCCTGAGTGGTTCCACCCCCACGCTTCCAGAAAGCTCATGCTGTCTGTGTCAGGAACAAAAACCTCCACCTTGTGGAGGCCTGTCTGGAGCAGATGACGGCGGTGGTGGCATGGTGAAGGCGTAGAGGACAGGGACCTCGAGTGTGCGGGGCAAGGGGCTCCTGACCGTCCTCATCTTCCACCAACCGAAGGAGGTTCCCGATGCAAAACTTCTCTACCGGGACCTAGTCATCGTTAGGGAAATCCCAGTGGGCTTACCAAACCCAAACCCCGCTGTTTGAGTTCCAGGCCGGTGATGACGTTCTCGAAGACTGTTGAGTCTGCTAGGACATAAACCTTAGACAATGTATCCGTTCAAACTCCAGCCAGGTAGAGAGACCAGTTTCTCTGTTAACTGTGTTTACTTACTCAAGTCATCCTTCCTGACCCTAAttgctggccatttgtagaaaggGTCCTCGGAGGTCAAGTGCTCGGCTCCAACAGTGACCAtttgagacctgagccaaaagttaACAATGTCAGACTTTCCGAGGAAGCTGCTCGTTGCTAATCATGCTGGTTTCTGAGTTGATAAAACCAATAAATTTGCATGCGTGGTGTGAGAATTTGCAAACTTTTATAATAATGATGCTTATGATTATTTTTTGCCACTATGTGTTCATCTGCCGTATTTACAACGTGCTCTTGCTTTAACCCCtctacatgtattaactcatctAATACAACCTCACCAGTAGATACTATAGGAATTGAcgcagagaagttaaataatttaatggGTGGGGAGGGTCACACAGATAGTACACCAAGGCACTAGGATCCAACTACAGTTTACTTCATCCTgctaaaaagatttaaaaaagaatgttcaacCAAACATCCGATACTCACATATAAGACCTTGTCCTAGGAACTATGCAGAAGATACAAAGGATACGTAGTTCCTTACAAAGAGCTCAGGGTATAGCTACAGATGCTGGTTAACCTTGGGAAACGTCTCTATGGCACTAACATTGTGCTTGTTTTATTTACCTACATTGTAGCCTTTTCTAAGTTGAAAGACGTTACTTCCTCAATgctataatccttttttttttttttttgagacagagagagagaaggggtggggggacagcgcagagagaaagaatcttaagtagacccCACGCTGAGCAAGGACCAGGACTCCaggctgacctgagctgaaagccagTGTCAGAAGCTCAAcgtcctgagccacccaggtgcccctattctttctttttcaaacaaaaaaggCAACTTGAGGTCCAGGGGGAACCAACATACTCGTGAATCTATCAACAGCTAAAGAAGAGCTAGTGGCAAATTCAAAAATGGAAGCCGCCTTTTCCAACGCGGGATGGTGACGTTCCCATGTGTTTGCGGGCTGGGGATGTCACGGCACCACGAGAACAACCGGACAACACGAAGTGCCCTCTTCTGGCTCCACACGCCTGTCAACCCCCCTTCAGTCCTGGCTCCCTCCTCCCGGGCTGCCGCTCTTATcttgccttcctcctcccttcccggCGCCCACGGGCCCCGCCCGGTGACACACGCCCCGCACTGCGAATGAACCTCCGGCAAGAACGACCTAGGAGGAGGCGAGGCGGCGGCTGGCCCCCGGACGGCAGGGCGGGACGCCGCGGGGACCCCAGTCCCCTCGGCGGGCAGGGCGCCGCGACTCCCGCGGGAGTGCNNNNNNNNNNNNNNNNNNNNNNNNNNNNNNNNNNNNNNNNNNNNNNNNNNNNNNNNNNNNNNNNNNNNNNNNNNNNNNNNNNNNNNNNNNNNNNNNNNNNGGCCGGCTTGGccggaggcaggagggaggcaggctgtGGGGGCCGGGACGCCGGCCTCGGCGCGCCTCGCCCTCGCGGGAGGGCCGCGAGCTGTGGAAGGACGAGGGCCCGGGGAGGCTGCAGACGCGCGGCGAGCGGCCTCGCAGGGCTCTGTGGGCGGCGTGGAGAGGCGTCCCCGGGCTCCTGCGAGGAGGCGATCGGGGTGTCGGCGGAGGGTTCCCGGTCAAGTCCTTTCCGCGGCGGGACGTGCACCCCCGAGTTGGAGGGCATTCCTGCGGCAGATTGGAGGCCCCGCATTCCGACGGCCCGATCCGGGGCTTAGAGCCCGGGCCGGCTTCCCGGAGCGGCGGAGAGCAGTGTTTTTCCTCCGTCGCGGACGTGGGAGCCGCCGGGAGAGGAAGCCGGGGCCCGGGCTCTGCGGCCTTGTTATTGTGTATGTCGTGTGTGCgactgcgtgtgtgtgtctgttctcGCCTGCCTTTGGGGTGTTTGTGTCGCCCTCGTTCCCTGGTAGTTTTATAGGCTGAAACTACATGTGGTGAGAAAAGCTCAAAGGATCTAGAGGAATCCTGGTTAGGTGAAATTTCCCAGATTAGGAAttcgcccccacccctccctgaggCCACGGAGGCACCTACGTCCCGGCCGGAGCTCTCTTGTTGATGTGGGTGCCGCGGCCCTGTCATGCACCCTGGGGAACCGAGAGTGCGGCCCCGCCCGCTCTGCCCGCGTCTCCCGAGGCGGCCtcgcccctccctcctttctgcctAAGGGTTGACGGACACAAAGCTGCTTGCTGCTAGGAACAGGAAACGTATCAGGAGCTGTAAATCTGGGCGGAATGAATTCAGATCAGCCGGACTCCCTCTGCTTACTGAGCAGAAGCCTCTCAGAAATGCGGCCTGGTCTCCTCCCTGTTAAAGGGAGAAAGTGTAAGAAAACTTCTCGAAAGTAATGTAACTGCACATGTGGCGTGTTTACTTCCTGGGTCCCACGGTGTTTTTCGAGGAGGAGGGGGCAGTTTCTGCCTGGGAGGAGTTTTCCCTCACCCGTCCCTTGTAATTCAGCGAAATAAGTCAAAATCTGATGCTGTCTTGAGTGGCAGGTGGACGTGGGCTTTAAGCCTGTACGTCTGGATGAGCTCAGGCGTGTGTGTTGGCATCTGGGCCTGTCTGGTAGCAGGAGGAGAACCTTTTGGCCTGTTTTGGCTGCCTCTCTGGACCCATTTCACggccctcttctttttttcacatCTGAAGGGCTGGTCTGGAGGAAGAAAGCCAATATTAAAGACGGTGTTTACGCGTTGTGGTTTGAAGTCAGGTGAGAGTAATTACGGCCTCTGGCGCTGATGACCCCAGTGAGGACCGTCCGTCCGATGGCTTGGGGATTAGCAGTTTGGAGGTGACATATTGCAAAGGAAGAGGGTTACGTAAGGAAGCAAAGACAGGGCAGGGAGGTTGGGAGAAGGCCGTGCCGGAAAACCTTGGAAGGTAATAAGTAAATAGTACCTTAAAGTAATTGATGTGGCTTGTGTCTCTCAGCAGGAGGGTGAAAATGAAAGCAGGCTGTAGCATCGTGGAGAAGCCAGAAGGAGGTGGAGGTGAGCAGCAGTTACTCCTGACGTACCTGGAATGTCCCTCCGGGgttccttttctctccacctgGGCTCTGTTCTCAGATGCCAGATGGGGACCACACAGCCCCTGACTAGGTGGATGCCGCCAGACAGTGTGGGCTTGTTCCTTGCAAATGTAGATTTAACGTGTCTGGTCACCACACCTTTATCCTGGGATTTAGAGTCTCTTCCCGTTAGAGAGTtcccccggggggcggggggggctgtattttcctaaaatgttagTTTGTCTTTCCCATTTCTGTTGGAACTCTCATGCCCTCCTGGAAAATAGATGTGAGATTTAGTAGCGTAGGAAAGGGGGACAGGTTGGGACACCTTAGTGCTGCTGTCCAGCTCTAGCAGATGAGATGGTGCCACAGGAAAGGTGACGTGTCtttgctgtcccctcccctgttGTGTTGGCCCTGGCTGACCGAAGGGCTGTTTACGGCATGTTTGCACAGCACTCTAGAGATTCTGAGTGTTGGAATGTGAAGTCGAGGATACTGATCAGTATGTACCTAACTCCTGACTCCCTTGATCTTGCCCTTTTCACGTTAAAGGGTATCAGTTTCCCGACTGGGCCTATAAAACGGAGTCGTCCCCCGGCTCCCGGCAGATCCAGCTCTGGCACTTCATCCTGGAGCTGCTGCAGAAGGAGGAGTTCCGCCATGTCATCGCCTGGCAGCAGGGGGAGTACGGCGAGTTTGTCATCAAGGACCCGGACGAGGTGGCCCGCCTCTGGGGCCGCAGGAAGTGCAAGCCACAGATGAATTACGACAAGCTGAGCCGGGCCCTCAGGTGAGNNNNNNNNNNNNNNNNNNNNNNNNNNNNNNNNNNNNNNNNNNNNNNNNNNNNNNNNNNNNNNNNNNNNNNNNNNNNNNNNNNNNNNNNNNNNNNNNNNNNGGCTCCCGGCAGATCCAGCTCTGGCACTTCATCCTGGAGCTGCTGCAGAAGGAGGAGTTCCGCCATGTCATCGCCTGGCAGCAGGGGGAGTACGGCGAGTTTGTCATCAAGGACCCGGACGAGGTGGCCCGCCTCTGGGGCCGCAGGAAGTGCAAGCCACAGATGAATTACGACAAGCTGAGCCGGGCCCTCAGGTGAGGGAAGGGATTCCTAGGTCCACGGTGTTAACAGATTGCAAGGAGTCTAAGCAGTTTGGTGGACGTTGGATAAAAGGGTGTCAGGTGGAAAGGGACTGCGCTGCCCGAGTGAATAATAACGTGTGGCTTTAAAGTGGGAGTTGGAGCTGCTGGATCGAGCGGCACAGGCACGGGAGGGAGACGGCGGATCTTTGGGTATATGTAGGAGGGAATTCCAACGTGGCTGGCATCGGATCCTGACAGACAGCCGAGGCTGCTCGGCAGTGGGCGAGGGTGTGTGGTGAAACACGGATTGGAGCTCCTTTCGAGTCCAAATGATGAGTTTAGACTTCCCTGTTAGAAAGTGGTTAAAATTTCTCTCTCGAGGCTCTCCGAGAAGAAACGGAAACGGAAAAGTGAGGCGGGCTCACTGAACGCCGCTGACCTCACTGTTCCGGACCCGTATCTGGGAGCTCCGTTGTGGGTCCAGAGGTTGCTCCGGCAGGTCTCCAGATTGACCACTTCAATGTTCTTGGGTTCTTTGTTTTCCCCTTGTCGGTTTTTGCATTTCATGGCCCGTTCGCCCTCAAGGGGCCAGAAGGTAGTTTGTAACCTGTTCTGCTGAATAGATGTGACGCCAGAGGCTCGAGGTCCCTTGAAGCCCCTGCCTTTTTCCCTTCTTAGTGACCTTGAAGGTCAAATCCGCGGCCGCTGTGCTAGAGCCACTCACATCCTTGTGAGAGTGAAGCAGGCCAGGCCGACTGCTGCTTCCCAGGCCAGGTTACGTGATTGACCCGCCGCCATCAAACAGTGCTGCGTTTCTGGGTCTGCGCTCCTTGCTCAGGCCTCCAGACTCACCTTCTCAGTGTCCCGAGGGACTAGTCTGCCCCGGCCTGGGCAAGGCGGCAACGGACAGCGGCGTAGGAAGGAAACGGACCTTGGAGTTGAAGGTGTGGAGTGACGGACGAGAGGTGGCCCTGCCCGCAGTAGGTGTTCGGGACCCAGGGACCCGAAGGCGGGGTCGTCTTCGTAAAGCTCTGGCCCAGGGAGTAGACCTCAGTTTGAAAATGGAATGGGAAACGGAAGCCCGTAGGCCTCCCCGCCCTGCCTGAAGGCCGGGCTGCGGAAGGATAGTGATGCTTCCATGTGATTTAGAGCAGCCACTGTTCCTCTCTGGCTATCTGTCGAAAGCTGTCCATAGCTCAAAGATAAATGGACACACATTCCTGTTTTTGCAGATACTATTACAACAAGAGGATCCTTcataaaacaaaagggaaaagatttACTTATAAATTTAACTTCAACAAGCTGGTGATGCCCAACTACCCCTTCATCAACATTCGATCGAGCGGTAAGAAGCAGACTGTTTGGTGGGGAATGGATTTGGAATTgagaaagagttttaaaagcCCAAGTCTGAGACCTGGCCCGTTGAAGGAGTTTTAGAAATAACTAACGTCAGGAGGTTGCCTCCAGGGGCTTGCTCGGGTCTCCCTGTTTGTCCCACACAGGGAGTGACAGGCTCTGCAGCATCATGAGAGATTTGTTTGGTTGTGTCTTTGGTTCCCTTTTCTGCGAATTGTTTGGATCTCCCAGGTGCTCCAGCCCTGTCCTCTCCAGGCACCGCGTCCCACGGGTCTGTGTTCGTCTTTCAGTTCAGAACTCAGGGTATTAACACCCTGCCCAGCGGCCCGTTCATAGATGAGGCCCTGTTTCTACAAACACTTCCGATTTTCTGTGAAACTACCAGGCTCTCCCTTATCAAACGAAGAGCATCAAAACCACAGCATCCTTAATCTCAGGAGGGGAGGCGCGTGTGTTTGCAGTGAGGAGCAGCGGCTTTGATCTGCACCAGCAGCTCCTCCGAGGCCGAGTTCGGGGGTTGTTTGACCTTCTTTCTTCTTAGGTGCGGCAAGGCTCCCTGTAGACTCCCTCTAACCACCCTCGGTCACCAGCCCTTACGGAAGCAGGAGGTCTGCCCCTGCTCGTGCGGAAGGCAGGCTCTTAGAAGGGGCCCGGGTTGGTTTTGTTTCAGATGCAAGTCTCATCCCTCCCTGCCCAGGAAAACCTAATATTTAACTAGTTTCTGACCAGTCCGTCAATACTCTGTTTGTGTGGCTTTGTGTGTTAAGGCAAAGAAATCTGATTCTAATTCTGCAAGTTCTGAGTTCTCGGAGAAAAGTTGgaagaaacttgaaaaatcaGAGCGGAGGTGTGGCCGAGAGAATGTAATGCCGAGACCCATTGTAGATGGGCAATTACTATGCACAGCAAGTTAGGGCGGTTTTAGCTTGATGCTCCTCCTACAGTCCTGTCTCTCCGGGGGCCACTCCCTGCTGTCCCTGTGGCCTGCctgcgttaaaaaaaaaaaagtggcattgGAATGCATCGCTCTAATTACACCCTGTTTTCGTTCCTTGTGCCTGAGGGGGAGGTGTTAGGAAACCAGACCTATTCTCGCCACTGgaatcttgttttctttgttgttcacCCCTGTCCCCTTCTGTGGATGCGTACCTCCTGCCCAAAAAAGGGTTCGCTGCTTTTGTTTTGACCCGTTTTTGTCTATTGAAAACCCGGAAGTCCAGCCGCGTGGATAGCCTGGGATGGGCCACATCCGTCAGCCCTTGAGAGTAGTGACGCTTTTCCGGACCCTCACTCTGAAGTCTCTGGTCTGCTGGCCCAGCGGTAGTGGCCTAGCACGGCCTAGTCTCCCTGCCGAAAGCAGTCAGACCAGCCTTGATCCGTAACTAAGCTCCTGAGACCCGAATCGAATGACAAGTGACAGAGAAAGCGCAAGTATGCATTTCATTTGTGTGTGCCACTTGGTTGCATACGACCTGGGTACCAATGATGCCAAAGAGCTGGAGTCCTCAGTTCATAAAGAACCTTTACCCGAGGGACCAGATGTCATTCCAGGTGTAACTTTCACGACGACGGGGAGATGTCACCTTTATCGAAGACCTGCTTAGTGGAGGTGCTTCTGCTAGGTGTTTTTATGAACTGTGTCATTCGGCTCTCCCAGCCCACTAAACTGTACGTCGCCATAGTCACattctataaatgtaaaattcCAGATGATGGCAAAGTCCGAGGTTGATAAGGGCAGGGCGAGTGCAGTTACCTGTTGAACAATGTCTCAGGAAACAGTTCCTGAGCTATTGAAACTCACTCTTATTTAAATAGGTCATGCTTCCCTCCCCCAAATTGGGATTCATTCGTTTGCACAACGGATAACATATTAAGtgctaaagacaaaaagaaaagattatggaGGAGTTCTTTCCctcaaggaatttaaaatttagtaGCAGAGATCAAATATAGGAGGCCTGACAGTTCAGAGTAAGGGCATGAAATGTGGACAGCACTCCAAGTAGCAGAGCCCTGTGGGTTCTGATGCTGGAGGTCAGAGAGGTCATGTCCAGATGGCGGTGATGAGTATGTGCTCTTAAGAAACCGTAgatgtcagggcgcctggggggctcagtcggttaagcttctgacttcggctcaggtcatgatctcacggctcatgggtttgggccccacgttgggctgtgtgctggcagctcaaagcctggaacctgtcatcagattctgtgtctccctctctctctgaccctctccttctcacgctctctctctccctctctctctctcaaaaataaataaaacattaaaaataattttaaaaggaaactgtAGACGCTGTTAGTAACACGTCCAAATAATACAGAAACCTAGGGTAAACAGCAGAGTGAGCGCTTTTCCCTTCCCGGCAGTCCTCACCGTTGACGCGCAGGGTAGAGTGCTTAGTGTGCGACGGTACCGGAAGTGCTGTGCACCgtgagcagagagcccgatgcggagctcgagctcatgacctgtgagatcatgccccaagttgaagtcagacactcaagtgactgagccgcccaggtgcccccggaacTGAAATCAAACCCAGGTTTTCCAGCCTTGCTGCCCAGATTTCGTAGCAGCACCTTGAAGGTAGTCTTCGTCCAAAGCAGGgttattcagaattttttaagcAAAGCGAGCTAATTTTCTCAAACAAAATGTTGGATGTGGTCTCTCCACACAGCTACCCCGTACGAAAGTGGTGCTTTTGTAGCACTCAGTAGCAACTCAGGGCCAGAGGCAAGGGCCCAGGGTGCTGCCCCCTGCACTGCTCCCAGGGGCGCCTCCCCGGGCATTTGGAGAGAGCCGTGTGTTCTGTGTTCTTCTTGCAAATCAGCATGCCTTAGCCCGTGTGAGGAGGGAAGTAGCACCcagtttgaaaacaaaacaaaaactagacgTGTGCTCTTAATACCGGATCAAGACTCGGATGAGTCAAAAAGCGTAGAATTGTAGCCACTAATAGGCTGGTAGAAGAGATGCTTTGGGCCTGAGACAACGACCTGGATTCTCCTCGGATTCTATATTCAAGGTCATCCATCAGTTTTTCCCAGGTACAAGATTAAGTTAGTGGCTTTAGAGGGAGAAGGCCCCACAGAGCCGTTTCCGCGAAACTTCGGTTTGGGGCACGCCGTGCTGGCGCGGCTGCTCGGTGCTGTGTTCCTGGACAGCCGCGGCGCTCAGCCCGGCCCCCCAGTCCCGGCTGAGGGTGCCCCTGTCCGGCTGCCCCCCCCAGTCCCAGCCGAGGGTGGCCCTGCATCAGCCACGCAAGGGGGCAGCGGGTGGGGGCGGCTCCCGGCCACACCAGGACTCACGAactcttgctccttctctcagTCCGGTGCTTCCACTTacttggcttttcttcttttttccttctcccttgtcCTGCCTCAGAGTGTACGAGGCGCTCCGACATCATCACTGACAGAAGCGGGGAGCGGGGTGCCCGTCAGGGGTACCCCTTCCCCATGGCCTGTTTCTAGAAAGACCTTTGGGGGCAGTCGAGAACTTGCGGGCCTCCGAGGCTGAGGCTCAGTGTGGTGTTGGTGTCCGTCTCCGCAGGCGGGCGTGGGAGCGGGAGCCAGAGGCCCCACATTTGCTCCCAGCCTCCTCGGTGCTTGAAAAGCATTCAAAGCAGGATGGGAATGGAGACCATCGTATAGAGTTCCTTAAAGGAAAATAGATTTAGCTCAAAAACCATTTGAATCTCTAGCGATTGTATATCAGAAATGACAAAAGGATCTATGACAAGAACTTCCATTAGTAAAcatatggccttttcttttttaacttgtgTGTGTTCTTAAATATGGTCTAACTCGTGTCTGTGTGAGGTGCAGAGTCTTTGGGCTTTTAATGCATCGCTTTACATAGTGTCTCTTTtccagttttgtgtgtgtttgatttgCTCACTTGCTTTATAGATAACAGCCCAaagtatgaaaatttttaaaaagtggcgcctgggggcctcggtcagttaagtgtctgcctgtgcctcaggtcatgatctcgcagttcttgggttcgagccccgtgtcaggctctgtgctgacagctcagagtctgtttctccctctctctccccaccctgcccggctcgtgctctctcaaaaataagcattttttaaaaattatgaaaataaaaaaagactttgcaAAGCTGAGGATCGCACCAGGTGACACACGCACAGAATTTTGAGGTGCCGAGGAGAAGGGCCCGTCTGCTCCCCCCACTGACCGGTACTGGGCGCCACCGAGCCGTTAACCCCCAGCTGCCCTGCAACGCCGGCTCTGTGAGCCGCAGGGAGCCCCTACCTTCGGGGACCTCGTGTTTGCGTGCAGAGAGCAGGGACAGCCCAGAGTCCTGTGAGACAGGcgggcaggaggctggggagggagccgAGCGCGAGCTTTCTGCCGTGACAACGCACAGGCGCGCGGATGCCGCGTGAGCCAGCGTGCTGGCGGTGCTGGCTGTGGGCAACCCGTCCTCTAAAGTGGCCTCTGTCTCCTCCGCCCCCGCAGGTGTGGTCCCCCAGAGCGCGCCACCAGTGCCAACAGCCTCTTCCCGGTTCCATTTCCCGCCTCTGGACACCCACTCTCCGACGAGCGACATGCAGCCCGGGCACTTCTCGGCCGGCCCCCTTGCCGCTTCCGGCCAGGAGTCCGGGAACGGCACCGACAGAAAGGCCGAGCTGCCCGAGCTGGACGACGGCCCGGCCGCCGACTGGCGCCGCGGCGTGGACCTCCTGTCCCCCCGGAATGCCGTCGCCGCAGGGGGCATCGGCCATCAGAAACGCAAGCCGGACATCATGCTTCCTCTGTTCACCAGGCCCGGGATGTACCCCGACCCCCACAGCCCCTTCGCGGTCTCCCCGCTCCCCGGCCGCGGGGGCGTGCTTAACGTCCCCAtctcccctgccctgtccctgacgCCCACCATCTTCTCCTACAGCCCGTCCCCGGGCCTGAGCCCCTTCGCCGGCGGCGGCTGCTTCTCCTTCAACCCCGAGGAGATGAAACACTACCTGCACTCGCAAGCCTGCTCCGTGTTCAACTACCACCTGAGCCCTCGGACCTTCCCCCGGTACCCAGGCCTCGCGGTCCCGCCGCTGCAGTGCCAGGGGCACCCCGAGGAGTCGGCCCCGTTTTCCATCAAGCTGCAGCCCCCGCCAGCCGGGCGGAAGAACCGGGAGAGGGTAGAGAGCAGCGAGGAGCCCGCCGCGGCCCCAGTCCCGCCGAGAATCAAGGTGGAGCCAGCGTCCGACAAGGATCCGGAGAGCCTGGGGCAGGCGGCGCGGGAGGAGGGGTGCTCCCGGGAGGAGGGCGCCGTGCCGGGGCGGACCGCGGAGGAGGAGAAGGGCGCCGTCTTTGCCCGCCCGGCTGCGCCCGTCTGGCCCTCGGCGCCCATTGGCGCCCCGAGCGAAGAGCCCCTAGAGGTGGCTGAACACGGCGAGGACAGGCCTGGCAGGGAGCCCAGCGCGCCCGAGAGGAAGGAGGATGCGCTGATGCCCCCCAAGCTCCGGCTGAAGCGGCGCTGGAACGACGGCCCCGAGGCCCGAGAGCCCAGTAAGAGCGGCGCCGCCCCCTGGAGGGGCCCGGGGCCCCGCGGCCTGGCCGCCGCCGCCGACGCTTAGGTCCCGCGCGGCCGTGTATTTATGTAGCGAgatcggggggcggggggagggagttAGGCTGGTTCGATCATTCTAGGGGCATAGACTTGTCTTTTTATGTTCGGGGGACGGGATGGGCGTCTTCTGTTGTAAATTGGGTGGGGTGTGAACACTTTCCCTGGTGAGCAGCGCAagccccccccccagcttcccAGGGAGGCTCACACTCCCCGACACAGTCTCGGGGCCACGGCGCGCCTGGCCCCGTCTAGTTCAGGTTCCAGACTTGTTCTCTATTGCGTTTATATATGGAAAGCCATGAATGAATTTCTTTTGCTCTGAGAGAGACACGCGAGCTCAGAGGGTGGGCGCGGAGGGCGCTGTGCTGTGGGTGTTGCCGGAGGGGTTTCTGTGTAATTGTTTCAGGGGAAGAAGGAGATCATCTCAGTCTTACTAGGACGGGGCCTGTTCCGatgttgctttttttctcttttcctttgttgtttggcgtttttttcttttcctttaaaaagaaaccgTTTGCAGGAAACGTGAGACAATTGGGCGGGTCACagcgcgggggcgggggtggggggtgcgcgGGGCCGGGGCCGCTGCAGGGTCTCCGACTCGCCCTGCTTTGCGGATCGAGGAGCCCTGAGGAGCTGTGGCCTGTGGTTCAGGGAGGAGAGCGGGCGGGAGGGTGAAACCCAATGCCTTTAAAGACAAAACACGTATGGAAATGatcttcatcttttcttctccGTCGGGGCGGGGTCGGAGAGCCAGGCCGGCCCGCGTCCGCCTTGTGTCGGCTCTCTGGCCGGTTCTGCAGTCAAGCCTTAACAGTGAGCACACTTGAACCGCACGGTGTGTCAGCAGAAGCTCGGAGGAGGGCGCGGACAGCTTTTCAGACGAGCTGGCATTTAATTGTTCCCCTGGAGACACTGGGACGGGAAGCAGAATGGCGGGATTGGGGGCGACAGAGGCAGGTGGTACCTGGAAATGGGGGGGCGGGCAGCGGATGTTGGTGGAGACACGGGAGGCGGCCACACGCCGGGAGCCTGGGGGAACGCGGGAGTGTGGGTCCTGCTGGATTGTGGTGGTCAGCTGACCACCCCGCAGAGGACTCCGGTTCACAGAGCGTGGGGAGCAGTTTCTCCACGGGGAATCCCCTTCCCTCGGCCGAAGGCACAGGAAAGTGTTGTTGCTCTTACGTGAAACGAGAGAGACCCGACTGGGGGCCGAGGGAAGCCACAGCCGGCCGCTTGCGGCCGCACATAACCGCGTGGTGAACGGAGATGCCGAGgcggtggggagagaggaggtgacCCCCTCTCCGACAGAGGCAGGGAGTGGGCACAGGGACGCTGTCTAGGCAGTGGAGGAGCCCCTGCTCCGCCGTAGCCCGAGTCAGCTCTGCACACTAAGAAGCATTCGAAAGTTGTCTTTTAATGGGGCGGGAGGGTGGGGGGTCTTTTTTAAAGGGCGcgggtgggagggcaggggaacGGTCAGAGCAGGAGGGCGGGTCGGGGGGCGGCCTGGGACGACTCGCGTCCATCGTGCTGTTCTCTGGCAGGTGTTCCCCTCGTCCAAGTTCCAAATAGTGACGTGCCTTCCCCTGGGAAGGGATGGGGACCGTGGTCTCTCCACCAACTCAGGCTCTGGTCAGGCTGCGCAGGGCTCCCCGTTCGGGCTCCGTGGGGCTGGTTCTGTTGTCCGTTTCTTTCTCCGCACCTCTTACCTCGGATCAGAAAGCCCAGGCAGGTGGAGGAAAGATCTCCGCTTGGGTCGCCCGACCAGGGAGGCCGGCTGCCCCCGCCCCGTCCACGCGCAGGGACGGCCGGCGCCTGTCGGCGTGAACTCAGG
Protein-coding sequences here:
- the LOC115288536 gene encoding ETS translocation variant 3 isoform X4, which produces MKAGCSIVEKPEGGGGYQFPDWAYKTESSPGSRQIQLWHFILELLQKEEFRHVIAWQQGEYGEFVIKDPDEVARLWGRRKCKPQMNYDKLSRALRYYYNKRILHKTKGKRFTYKFNFNKLVMPNYPFINIRSSGVVPQSAPPVPTASSRFHFPPLDTHSPTSDMQPGHFSAGPLAASGQESGNGTDRKAELPELDDGPAADWRRGVDLLSPRNAVAAGGIGHQKRKPDIMLPLFTRPGMYPDPHSPFAVSPLPGRGGVLNVPISPALSLTPTIFSYSPSPGLSPFAGGGCFSFNPEEMKHYLHSQACSVFNYHLSPRTFPRYPGLAVPPLQCQGHPEESAPFSIKLQPPPAGRKNRERVESSEEPAAAPVPPRIKVEPASDKDPESLGQAAREEGCSREEGAVPGRTAEEEKGAVFARPAAPVWPSAPIGAPSEEPLEVAEHGEDRPGREPSAPERKEDALMPPKLRLKRRWNDGPEAREPSKSGAAPWRGPGPRGLAAAADA